The Candidatus Methylacidiphilales bacterium genome includes the window AATGCCTGATACGTTTTCCGGGTCAAACGGTCCTTGAATTGCCCGGCCAACCCTCGGTGCGCCCGGTCATTCTTGGCCACCACCAAAACCCCGCTGGTTTCCCGGTCCAAACGGTGCACGATGCCCGGTCGCTCCACACCGCCAATGCCCGAGAGTTCCCCCGCACAATGGTGCAAAAGTGCGGAAACCAGGGTGCCTGTACATTGCCCCGCTCCGGGATGAACCACCAAGCCGGACGGTTTGTTGATCACCACCAAATCGGTATCTTCATGGAGGATGTCCAAGGGGATGTTTTCTGGAACCACCCCGGACGGTTCGGGAAGGGGCGGACGCGCGATGACCCGGGTTCCCGCAGGCAGCTTCTCCTTGCCCTCCAAGACCCTCCCGTCTCCTTCCACCCAACCGCCATCCAACCAGGCCTTGATCCGGCTGCGCGACTCCCCCCAGGCCCGGGCCAACACCTTGTCCGCACGCTCCCGCACCTCTCCCGGCAGCACGACATGGCACTTCGGGCCGCTGTTCGCATCTGCCTCCATCATCCCGGCCTCTCCGGCTGCGGCACCTTCATTGGTCATTTGTTTTCAAGTATAGAGTTGCCGCCTAGGCACTCAACGGGTATTTCCTTCATCTTCGTGAACGAATCCGCCCCCAACATCCTCGTCTGCCCGGGCTGCGGCCAGTTGGTTGATGTCGGCGACCTCGCCGTCGGATCTGAAATTGAGTGCCCCACCTGCGGCCAACACGCCCCGGTCACCCGCACCTTCCACCATTACCGACTCGACAACACCCTGGGCGAGGGCGGCATGGGCGTCGTCTATCTGGCCCAGGACCTCAACCTCAACCGCGTCGTCGCCATCAAGGTGCTGAAACGCGAACTGAGCGAGGACCGAAAGTTCATCGCCAACTTCCTTCGCGAAGTCGAAATCACCGCCTCCCTCACCCACCCCAACATCGTCCAGGTCTTCGCTTTCGGCGAGCATGAGGGTCAATACTACCTCGTCATGGAGTACATCGGGAAGCACACCTTCGACGACGAGATCATGGACGAGCAACAGATGCACGAGGAGAAGGTCATCGACATCGCGATCGGCGTGGCCTCCGGTTTGAATTTTGCCCTCCAACGCGGGGGACTGATCCACCGCGACATCAAACCCGGCAACATCCTCATTGGGGCCAACGGAGTGCCCAAAGTGGTGGACTTCGGACTCGCCCTCACCCCGGAGACTGCCGAAGCCGCCGCTGGCGCGGAAATCTGGGGCACGCCCTATTACGTCTCACCCGAACGACTCGAGGGTAAAGTCGAGGACTTCCGCAGCGACATGTATTCGCTGGGCGTTTCCCTCTACCACGCCCTGGCCGGGCGACCGCCCTTCGATGCCAAAACCGCCGAGTTGGTGGCGGCCAAGCACCTGAGCGACACTCCGTTGCCCCTGAAAACGTACGCCCCCTCGGTTTCCGACCAGACCACCTACGCCATCACCCGGGCGATGGCCCGCCAGCCGGATGACCGTTTCCAAAGTTACAACGAACTCATCGAGCAGATGGAAGACGCCAAGCGCCGTTTGGTCCAACAGGCCGACACCCCGGCGGGCGCATCTGTCAGCGTGGAAGCGGAAATCGAGCAATCCAAAATGCTTTGGATCGGCGGCCTGATCATCGGCATAATCCTGACCGTCGTCGGGGCCCTGCTCGTCTTCCAATACAGCCAGTCGCTTTGATTTCCCAACTCTGGGCATCCCCGGCGGTGCCATTGCATTAAAAAAAAAGCCGCCCCATGAGGAGCGGCTTTTTTGAAAAATGTCCCGATCAAGGAACGAGCAATTTGCCACCAGTCGGAAGAGTGACCGAACTGTCAACGATCGGAGTGATGGCCCCACCACTGCGCGCTTTGACGAATAGAGCGGAATTGCCGAGCGTGTAGTAAACAAAACCCTTGGCTTTCCAAACGCCGGTGACACTGATCGTCGAATCCTTGATTTTGGATTCACTGGAGAACGCCCCAGTCGATATGGTCAACGGAAGGGAAGGTTCATCGGTAGTGGAAAGGCCTTGGTAGTAATCCCAACCCACATTGGCCGCAGCCAAAGCAGTCGCGTTCCCCGAGAAAGCGGTTTTTCCGGCGGTGGCCAGAATCTTGGCGTCCGTGAGTTCTTTGTCCGTCAAAAGACCTTTGAAAAGATCGGTCGAGGTGGTGGCGGCGGTCCGTGTGCCATTTCCATTCCGGGGACCGATTGGATAAACGCCATTTTCGTCGTTGGCGACGGAGAAGAGAACGATGCCCAACTGACGCGCGTTGGAGACGTCCGCGGTTTGTTTGGCCTTGTCCAAGGCGCCATTGATGGCCGGGACGGCCAGCGAGGCCAGAACGCCGATGATCGTGATGACCACCAGTAGTTCAATCAGGGTGAAACCTTTGAGAAATTTACGTGTTTTCTTCATATGTGTGTTTTATTGGATTGATCCTGTAACAAATTAAGTCCCAATCATCGCACAGGCAAGGTTTGTTTGCGGGTTTTTTTGGGCATTTGAATTTTTTGTAGCCACGATCGTTGCTCGCGGTTTCCTTTCTCCCCAACCCTCCGTCCCGCCCATGATGGGCCCTCGTGACTTCAGTAAACCTTGGTGCACCAGCTTCTTTGCGCGCGCAGTGTTGACCGTTTCCCATTCCCACTTGGGTTTTGCCTTCCCCAGCCCTATGCTTTCCCCCACATGAGCCGCCTCCTCGCCGACTATCAATTCGACCTTCCGCCCGACCGTATCGCCCGCACCCCAGCCCATCCTCGTGACAGCGCCCGGCTGATGGTCGTGGACCGGTCCAATGGCTCCCTGACCCATGCCCACTTCCGCGACCTCGGGTGCTGGATCGGGGCCGAAGATCTCCTGCTCCTCAACGACACCCGCGTTCTCCCCGCCCGCCTGAGCGCGGAGAACGGGGCAGTGGAGATTCTCCTCACCGAGGAAACCTCGCCCCGCCACTGGCTGGCCATCGGCAAACCCGGCAAAAAACTCAAACCCGGTGCCCGCTTGGTTCTGGATGCCCTCGAACCCGGCCATGCTCCGGTCACGGTCGAAGTGCTCAAAACCCTGCCGGACGCCCAACGGGTCATCCGGTTCCACAGCGACGTCCGGTTGGAGGATTATGGCCGGCTTCCCCTGCCCCCTTACATTCTCCAAGCCCGGGCCGACCACCAGCAACCGGAGTACCTGCCCGAAGACAACCATGAATACCAGACCGTCTACGCCCGGGAATCCGGTTCGGTCGCCTCCCCCACTGCCGGTCTGCACTTCACCCCGGAACTCCTGGCCACCTTTCCCCATGCCTTTCTCACCCTGCATGTGGGACTGGGCACCTTCCGCCCGGTCAAGGTGGCCGATGTCAGCGAACATGAAATGCACGGCGAACACTACCGCATTCCCGCCGGGCTGGCCGAACGGGCGGCGGTGGCCAAACGGGTGGTGGCGGTCGGCACCACCGTCTGCCGGGTCATTGAAACCGCGCCGAAGCTGCAACCTTCGGCTGGACTAACCACCAAATTGATCTACCCACCCTACACCTTCCGCCGGACGGACGCCCTGATCACCAACTTCCACCTCCCGGGCTCGACCCTGCTCATGCTGGTCGCCGCCCTCACCGGAATCGAACTCCAGCGTAAGGCCTATGCCGAGGCGGTCAGGGAAGGCTACCGCTTCTACAGTTACGGCGATGCCATGTTGATCGTTTAGACCATTTTGTATTTAATCTGCTACTCGTTCTCATACTTTTCTCATTCTGGTGTTCTCTGAATGGGAGACAACGAGCACGAGAGCGAGTAAGAGACACGAGTGGGGCGGCCTCCTATGGATTGGAAAATGCTTTAAATGCTACCCCTATACCCAATCACATTGATTGGGCAATAAAGCGCCTTGACTTAAGGGAGGGCGAAGCTCCTGCTGAGCCGCGTCTGGCATGCTAACCTGAACCCGGCCCGGCGGGAGCATCGCCCTCCCGAAGAATCCGTCGCCGAGCCACTGTGGTTGGGTATTAACATAAACTTCCCCCTCGACTGCCTACCTGCGGGCTCTTTTTCGGGCTACATCGGATGCCGGTTGGCCTTCCAAAGAAGGCAGAAGCCGGTCAGTTGGAAAATCAC containing:
- a CDS encoding RluA family pseudouridine synthase, which encodes MTNEGAAAGEAGMMEADANSGPKCHVVLPGEVRERADKVLARAWGESRSRIKAWLDGGWVEGDGRVLEGKEKLPAGTRVIARPPLPEPSGVVPENIPLDILHEDTDLVVINKPSGLVVHPGAGQCTGTLVSALLHHCAGELSGIGGVERPGIVHRLDRETSGVLVVAKNDRAHRGLAGQFKDRLTRKTYQAFLLGTPTRPAGIWQEPIGRHSQQRQKMTVRTDGRASRTDYRVEQSWSRCCRVMLDLHTGRTHQIRVHASHAGHAVVGDRIYGRQPAWVAEAGVVRHLLHAWRLEFQHPRSHKTLSITAPLPEDFLAFEKTLS
- a CDS encoding serine/threonine-protein kinase; the protein is MNESAPNILVCPGCGQLVDVGDLAVGSEIECPTCGQHAPVTRTFHHYRLDNTLGEGGMGVVYLAQDLNLNRVVAIKVLKRELSEDRKFIANFLREVEITASLTHPNIVQVFAFGEHEGQYYLVMEYIGKHTFDDEIMDEQQMHEEKVIDIAIGVASGLNFALQRGGLIHRDIKPGNILIGANGVPKVVDFGLALTPETAEAAAGAEIWGTPYYVSPERLEGKVEDFRSDMYSLGVSLYHALAGRPPFDAKTAELVAAKHLSDTPLPLKTYAPSVSDQTTYAITRAMARQPDDRFQSYNELIEQMEDAKRRLVQQADTPAGASVSVEAEIEQSKMLWIGGLIIGIILTVVGALLVFQYSQSL
- a CDS encoding prepilin-type N-terminal cleavage/methylation domain-containing protein, with the protein product MKKTRKFLKGFTLIELLVVITIIGVLASLAVPAINGALDKAKQTADVSNARQLGIVLFSVANDENGVYPIGPRNGNGTRTAATTSTDLFKGLLTDKELTDAKILATAGKTAFSGNATALAAANVGWDYYQGLSTTDEPSLPLTISTGAFSSESKIKDSTISVTGVWKAKGFVYYTLGNSALFVKARSGGAITPIVDSSVTLPTGGKLLVP
- the queA gene encoding tRNA preQ1(34) S-adenosylmethionine ribosyltransferase-isomerase QueA, with the protein product MSRLLADYQFDLPPDRIARTPAHPRDSARLMVVDRSNGSLTHAHFRDLGCWIGAEDLLLLNDTRVLPARLSAENGAVEILLTEETSPRHWLAIGKPGKKLKPGARLVLDALEPGHAPVTVEVLKTLPDAQRVIRFHSDVRLEDYGRLPLPPYILQARADHQQPEYLPEDNHEYQTVYARESGSVASPTAGLHFTPELLATFPHAFLTLHVGLGTFRPVKVADVSEHEMHGEHYRIPAGLAERAAVAKRVVAVGTTVCRVIETAPKLQPSAGLTTKLIYPPYTFRRTDALITNFHLPGSTLLMLVAALTGIELQRKAYAEAVREGYRFYSYGDAMLIV